One window of Nostoc sp. C052 genomic DNA carries:
- a CDS encoding MvdC/MvdD family ATP grasp protein, producing the protein MNRNISLIITSKEDSHADLVIGKILNKSLDIEVIRLNTEDFDSNVEIEFNGDNFLVFIRDSHKKFQSSEVLSVWFRRPKEIEVSHTNDEIAAFIKAQSTALLRGLYFGTHDSSRWVNPLPNMHRSRNKFQQIQLARKLDMRIPETLTTNNPSRAIEFVKRLGKVCTKSLDEPNFLLDGHIFPMFTRLLSDQEVVENADGIKNCPTLFQEYIDKKYDLRVTVVGKDIYPVAIYSQDNDLSRVDFRGLAPGKMKRELVDIPVHLKTQILKFTYFQGLEYSAMDFVVTPDEQYVFLENNPNGQWQWVDDVTEGQISDAMIRLLLNLG; encoded by the coding sequence ATGAATAGAAATATTTCTTTAATTATTACATCCAAAGAAGATTCTCATGCAGATTTAGTCATAGGGAAGATTCTCAATAAAAGTCTCGATATTGAGGTTATTCGCCTTAATACAGAGGATTTTGATAGCAATGTAGAAATAGAATTTAATGGGGATAATTTTCTGGTTTTTATCAGAGATTCCCATAAAAAATTCCAATCAAGCGAAGTCCTAAGTGTTTGGTTTCGCCGACCAAAAGAAATCGAGGTTTCTCATACTAACGATGAAATTGCTGCATTTATTAAAGCTCAAAGTACTGCTTTACTTAGAGGATTATATTTTGGCACTCACGATTCTAGTCGATGGGTTAACCCGTTGCCGAATATGCATCGGTCTCGTAACAAATTTCAGCAGATACAACTAGCTAGAAAACTGGATATGAGAATTCCTGAGACACTTACGACGAATAATCCTAGTAGAGCAATAGAGTTTGTTAAGCGGCTAGGTAAAGTCTGTACAAAAAGTTTGGATGAGCCAAACTTTTTGCTTGATGGACATATTTTTCCAATGTTTACACGTCTCTTATCAGATCAGGAGGTTGTAGAGAATGCAGATGGAATAAAAAACTGTCCTACTCTTTTTCAAGAGTATATTGATAAAAAATATGATTTGCGGGTTACAGTTGTAGGCAAGGATATATATCCTGTTGCTATTTACTCTCAAGATAATGACTTGTCTAGAGTAGACTTTAGAGGTCTAGCTCCGGGAAAGATGAAGCGAGAACTTGTTGACATTCCTGTACATCTTAAAACTCAAATCCTAAAGTTTACATACTTCCAAGGCTTAGAATACTCTGCAATGGATTTTGTGGTTACACCAGATGAGCAATATGTTTTTCTAGAGAACAATCCGAATGGGCAATGGCAATGGGTGGATGATGTAACTGAAGGACAAATATCTGATGCAATGATCAGACTTTTATTGAATTTGGGGTGA
- a CDS encoding GNAT family N-acetyltransferase — protein sequence MLKGIILRDANIGEDFQLYLSCFSNNYWSSLFDLNLQNQDLDWQMYVQQKISGQYKGLYRYIVCSNNEKYGFSQIFIEDEVTGRGTLTGGILPEFLSKGYGSAGLFMSLKIAFYEINLNKVICNVYDFNTPSFSLLEKAGFKLEGILRQHSMNYATKSLVDIRIYSMLKKEFHQSRLAITMRKIFG from the coding sequence ATGTTGAAAGGAATTATACTGAGAGATGCAAATATAGGCGAAGATTTTCAATTATATTTGTCTTGCTTCTCAAATAATTATTGGTCTTCCTTGTTTGATCTAAATCTTCAAAATCAAGATTTAGATTGGCAGATGTATGTACAACAAAAAATTTCTGGACAATACAAAGGTCTGTATCGCTACATTGTATGTAGTAACAATGAAAAATATGGATTTAGTCAAATTTTCATTGAAGATGAAGTAACTGGAAGAGGGACACTCACTGGTGGTATTTTGCCAGAATTTCTTAGCAAGGGTTATGGATCAGCAGGTCTATTTATGAGCTTAAAAATTGCTTTTTATGAAATTAACCTGAATAAAGTGATTTGTAATGTTTATGACTTTAATACACCTAGCTTTTCATTGCTTGAGAAAGCAGGCTTTAAACTTGAAGGTATCTTAAGGCAGCATTCCATGAATTATGCAACAAAGAGCTTGGTAGATATCCGAATCTATTCGATGCTCAAGAAAGAGTTTCATCAAAGCCGTCTTGCAATAACTATGCGAAAGATTTTTGGTTAA
- a CDS encoding DUF928 domain-containing protein has translation MKQVGIFIRFICSGILMLGTQGLEQPNLSANSPPPPPATGTPKGNSTPGTTRPEATCKQTNKTLTALNANNGNDFTNSPYPSFWFYVPYTQDDVKHADFLLLDGQEHKTIYHTAIKLAAKPGLIKITLPTNSQNLLDPNQNYRWYLMVNCYTSHSDEPDVVVDGWIQRKIVDGDRWQNLQTDESQKLIFYTKNNLWYDAVNDVAELHFQYPNDAGIQAAWNNLLKQLNKESVAQEAFVGSIMLSTQK, from the coding sequence ATGAAACAGGTTGGGATTTTTATCAGGTTTATCTGTAGTGGGATTTTGATGTTGGGTACACAAGGACTCGAACAACCAAATTTATCTGCAAATTCGCCGCCACCACCACCTGCAACAGGTACGCCAAAAGGAAATTCCACACCCGGAACAACGCGCCCAGAAGCGACGTGTAAGCAGACGAATAAAACACTGACAGCACTTAACGCCAACAATGGCAATGATTTTACAAACTCTCCATATCCCAGCTTTTGGTTTTACGTGCCTTACACCCAGGACGATGTTAAACACGCAGATTTTTTACTACTTGATGGACAGGAACACAAAACGATTTACCATACAGCAATTAAGCTAGCTGCAAAACCAGGACTGATCAAAATTACCCTACCGACAAATTCCCAAAACTTACTAGATCCCAACCAAAATTACCGTTGGTATTTGATGGTGAACTGTTACACCAGTCATAGTGATGAACCGGATGTCGTTGTCGATGGCTGGATACAACGCAAAATAGTTGATGGTGATCGCTGGCAAAATCTCCAAACGGATGAGTCACAAAAACTTATTTTTTATACTAAAAATAATCTTTGGTACGATGCAGTCAATGATGTGGCAGAACTGCATTTTCAATACCCGAATGATGCTGGTATTCAAGCAGCTTGGAATAATTTACTCAAACAATTAAATAAAGAATCGGTAGCACAAGAAGCATTCGTCGGTTCGATAATGCTTTCAACTCAGAAGTGA
- a CDS encoding CHASE2 domain-containing protein: MSKLVILNLGKGNLHSGFSFVTIQLFCEKSLDEPLQEEDNSQWRQFQGSLPASPILLDLYRRWQLLYELIYESRYINVGLRQPQLKDEDIKIDDADVTHFSDVDFYKVCDELQKQIDIWLDAEEFRHIDRQLRMQLSSDDEIRFIIQSEDILLRKLPWHLWRFFSDYPKAEVGLSSIEFETKTQVKNHTQQVKILAILGDSKGIDIDTDRKILESLPSAKTVFLVEPKHSELDALLWDNQGWNIIYFAGHSYSSKEDNTGYIHINKNEYLSIKYFTNGLKKALKNGLQIAIFNSCDGLGLAQKLEDLHIPQIIVMRERVPDKVAQEFLKQFLINFAEGQSFYLSVRQAREKLQGLESEFPAASWLPVIFQNPAEISPLWENLRGKNQELKKYISCSSCQLKINYKITLTASLIVTSLMTLIRYFGILQPWEMKAFDHLMQMRSPESEDSRLLIVGADEKDIRTYGYPLPDAVITRLLDKLQQYQPAAIGLSIVRDSPVPINDTASNQALINHFQKNHNLIAVCALNNSPEQSIAPPSQSPEIPLGFVDLFDDKDKIVRRYLLSRSENPISEASPCTTKYSFGWQLAYQYLNAKKIPVATFKDDWKFGTFVINHLEKSSGGYQNLDARGNQLLINYRHTLDPIHIAQQVTLRDILNADSERFNPAWVKNRVILIGVVAPSVKDPHQTPEGEMRSLYIHAHVVSQLLSTVEDHRPLLWWLPKWSETLWIFCWSLTGSIVIWRVKISLHRGLALGICSAMLYGICWSIFALGGWIPLIPGIIALVAPWGVIWLGNTVYNKQQT; encoded by the coding sequence ATGAGTAAGTTAGTTATCTTAAACCTGGGAAAAGGTAACTTGCATTCAGGTTTTTCTTTTGTGACTATTCAGCTATTCTGCGAAAAGTCACTTGACGAGCCTCTACAAGAAGAGGATAATTCACAATGGAGACAATTTCAAGGTAGTTTACCAGCTAGCCCGATTCTTCTTGACCTATATCGCCGTTGGCAATTATTATATGAATTAATCTACGAATCTCGCTACATAAATGTAGGTTTACGCCAACCTCAGCTAAAGGATGAAGATATTAAAATTGATGATGCTGATGTTACCCACTTTTCCGATGTAGATTTTTATAAAGTATGTGATGAGTTACAGAAACAAATCGATATCTGGCTAGATGCTGAAGAGTTCCGCCACATTGATCGCCAATTACGGATGCAGTTAAGCAGTGATGATGAAATCCGCTTTATTATTCAAAGTGAAGATATATTGCTTAGGAAACTCCCTTGGCATCTTTGGCGTTTTTTTAGTGATTATCCCAAAGCAGAAGTTGGTTTAAGTTCCATCGAATTTGAAACCAAAACTCAGGTTAAAAATCATACTCAACAAGTAAAAATATTAGCTATTTTAGGTGATAGCAAAGGAATTGATATTGACACAGATCGGAAGATATTAGAGAGTTTACCATCTGCTAAAACAGTATTTTTAGTAGAACCAAAACATTCAGAATTAGATGCACTACTTTGGGATAATCAAGGATGGAATATTATATATTTTGCCGGACATAGCTACAGCAGTAAGGAAGATAATACTGGTTATATACACATAAATAAAAATGAATATCTAAGTATAAAATATTTTACTAATGGTCTGAAAAAAGCTTTAAAAAATGGGTTGCAAATAGCGATTTTTAACTCTTGTGATGGCTTGGGGTTAGCACAGAAATTAGAGGATTTACATATTCCCCAAATTATTGTCATGCGTGAAAGAGTGCCAGATAAAGTAGCGCAGGAGTTTCTGAAGCAATTTTTAATAAACTTTGCGGAAGGCCAATCATTTTATTTATCAGTGCGACAGGCACGGGAAAAGTTACAGGGTTTAGAAAGTGAATTTCCGGCTGCTAGTTGGTTGCCAGTAATTTTTCAAAATCCAGCAGAAATATCACCTCTTTGGGAAAATTTAAGAGGTAAAAACCAAGAATTAAAGAAATATATTTCGTGTTCATCATGTCAGTTAAAAATCAATTATAAAATAACTTTAACTGCTAGTTTGATTGTCACTAGTTTGATGACATTAATTAGATATTTTGGGATATTACAGCCTTGGGAAATGAAAGCGTTTGACCATCTAATGCAGATGCGATCGCCGGAATCAGAAGACAGTCGTCTATTAATTGTTGGCGCAGATGAAAAAGACATCCGCACCTATGGTTATCCTCTACCAGATGCTGTAATAACTCGACTTTTGGACAAATTGCAGCAGTATCAACCCGCAGCTATTGGATTGAGTATTGTCCGCGATTCACCTGTACCAATTAATGATACAGCTAGTAATCAAGCACTGATTAATCATTTCCAGAAAAATCACAACCTGATAGCTGTATGTGCTTTGAATAACAGTCCAGAACAAAGCATTGCACCTCCATCCCAAAGTCCAGAAATCCCATTAGGTTTTGTTGACTTATTTGACGACAAAGATAAAATAGTCCGTCGTTATCTTTTATCCCGTAGCGAAAATCCGATATCTGAAGCTTCACCCTGTACTACCAAATATTCCTTTGGCTGGCAATTAGCGTATCAATATCTTAATGCCAAAAAAATTCCAGTAGCAACCTTTAAAGATGATTGGAAATTTGGCACATTTGTCATCAACCATCTGGAAAAATCTAGTGGGGGGTATCAAAACTTAGATGCACGGGGAAACCAACTGCTGATTAATTACCGCCATACTCTAGACCCCATTCATATTGCTCAACAAGTCACCCTGAGAGATATTTTGAATGCAGATAGCGAGCGCTTTAACCCCGCTTGGGTGAAAAATAGAGTTATCCTGATTGGTGTAGTTGCACCAAGTGTCAAAGATCCACATCAGACACCAGAAGGTGAAATGCGATCGCTTTACATCCACGCCCATGTCGTCAGCCAATTACTCAGCACCGTAGAAGACCACAGACCACTATTATGGTGGCTACCAAAATGGAGTGAAACTCTATGGATATTTTGCTGGTCATTGACGGGAAGTATTGTGATTTGGCGTGTCAAAATCTCACTTCACCGAGGCTTGGCACTTGGTATATGCAGTGCTATGTTATACGGAATCTGCTGGAGTATCTTCGCTTTGGGTGGGTGGATACCACTGATTCCAGGAATTATTGCCTTGGTCGCCCCTTGGGGTGTTATTTGGTTAGGTAATACCGTTTACAACAAACAACAGACATGA
- a CDS encoding DUF1822 family protein: MLVYLPLLYDKYNNKQTKLALKNQLLLRIPTSIQQQAWKDAQQHSHKLAQYSAYLNRVCLYTFLDWLNNQLSDEALSNFSIYPSEDGLGSILEVVNGTAIEIGTRRIILIPNENIGSGSLRVPQEWIDIPTFVGDYYLAVQLYLEANADECTLTIQGFATHRQVKQLSKYDPRDRTYILSTDQLITSLTVMQLTLGMQMREEVPELPTLSEPDAQSLLEMLGDASIYSPRLRVNIPFAQWAALLNNDEWRQQLYLRRTGRFVTKSKVKTNNLSKWLQNTFDDGWQSLNTLFNQESGNLIYSFRNNEVAAKGISVDGIKLIDLGMQLSNQSVALLVGLTPGSDGKVAVRVQLHPAKGQTYLPPNIKLALIYQSESILQEIKSRIQDNFIQLKRFICPPGKTFKIQVSIDEFKVTEEFVIEPFKLTQQ, encoded by the coding sequence ATGTTAGTATATCTACCTTTGTTGTATGATAAATACAATAATAAACAAACCAAATTAGCTTTGAAAAACCAATTATTGTTGCGAATACCTACCTCCATACAACAGCAAGCCTGGAAAGACGCACAACAGCATTCTCATAAACTCGCGCAGTACAGTGCTTATTTGAATCGTGTTTGCTTATATACATTTTTAGACTGGCTGAATAACCAACTTTCTGATGAAGCGTTATCCAATTTTTCAATTTATCCTAGTGAAGATGGCTTAGGCAGCATTTTAGAAGTAGTAAATGGTACTGCAATCGAGATTGGTACGCGGCGAATTATCCTTATCCCCAACGAAAACATAGGTTCAGGATCACTGCGAGTTCCTCAAGAGTGGATAGATATCCCTACTTTTGTAGGTGACTATTACTTAGCCGTACAGCTTTATTTAGAAGCAAATGCAGATGAATGTACATTGACAATACAGGGGTTTGCAACACATCGTCAAGTCAAACAGTTGAGCAAGTACGATCCACGCGATCGCACTTATATATTATCAACAGATCAGTTAATCACAAGCCTCACAGTTATGCAGCTAACACTAGGTATGCAAATGCGTGAGGAAGTCCCAGAATTACCTACTTTATCTGAACCTGATGCTCAAAGTTTATTAGAGATGTTAGGAGATGCATCTATTTATTCTCCACGTTTGCGAGTTAATATACCATTTGCACAATGGGCAGCATTGCTGAATAATGATGAATGGCGGCAGCAGTTATATCTGCGACGGACAGGTAGATTCGTGACAAAAAGTAAAGTAAAAACTAACAATTTGAGTAAATGGTTACAAAATACCTTCGATGATGGTTGGCAATCTCTAAATACACTATTTAATCAAGAATCTGGAAATTTAATTTATAGTTTTAGAAACAATGAGGTAGCAGCTAAAGGTATATCTGTAGACGGGATCAAACTAATTGATTTGGGGATGCAATTGAGTAATCAATCAGTTGCACTTTTGGTTGGTTTGACACCAGGAAGTGATGGAAAAGTAGCTGTGCGCGTGCAACTACATCCAGCTAAAGGACAAACTTACTTACCGCCTAATATCAAATTAGCTTTAATTTATCAATCAGAGTCTATTCTTCAGGAAATTAAATCGCGGATTCAAGATAACTTTATTCAATTGAAACGATTTATTTGCCCACCAGGAAAAACCTTTAAAATTCAGGTGTCTATTGATGAGTTTAAAGTGACTGAAGAATTCGTAATTGAACCATTTAAATTGACACAGCAATGA
- a CDS encoding sigma-70 family RNA polymerase sigma factor, with translation MLNQLPILSSLQHLVNRFYMYMTVDNSIGRRAIQWKPEPHLQRNIDLYKTQHDQFAALLHQKNEQGLVQFWLDMALNNLPSKYNWEPENRIQKAWEHLSLYCEESCYRAASQVWKENQYKCWEEYIFFARCLVYDPVKFREILAKYDPKISPLYAYIIEVLRKTIKDEGAVAKFSKWRLLCKKSNKELKEALIRYGICEPEVSRFLFACKYFKQVYQFNKIQNPATRIGQRWVEPDSNDFQEAAQYYNAEKVLAVAPHQVAVGKNVTGEQLQGWMETCITALQNYPQSIAPSISLEVMGTVSCKIESDGGFHLEIEDSTPEQESLCQRTQVVLQHELLALNDDQKEILDLYYGLGWNQKQIAAKFAVTQGAIARRLQTIERRLINAVYSLKQPPQWVTGYVKNWLNYNYETPDCSDLIQAALVTAVKQLNTQSQDLLRLYYGQKLDTNAISNQLCIPPDRVNELLYQTNSELETVLLKQIDIMIRKFLNIWLTKQYKHIKYHSFNSKFQHLILT, from the coding sequence ATGTTAAATCAATTACCCATATTGTCTAGCCTTCAGCACTTAGTTAATCGATTCTATATGTACATGACTGTAGATAATTCAATTGGTCGCAGAGCAATTCAATGGAAACCTGAACCACATTTACAGCGTAATATTGATTTATATAAAACTCAACACGACCAATTTGCAGCATTATTACATCAAAAAAATGAGCAAGGCTTAGTTCAATTCTGGCTCGATATGGCGCTAAATAACTTGCCTTCAAAATATAATTGGGAACCCGAAAACCGCATCCAAAAAGCATGGGAACATTTAAGTTTGTATTGTGAGGAAAGTTGCTATCGTGCTGCTTCACAAGTATGGAAAGAGAACCAATATAAATGTTGGGAAGAATATATTTTTTTTGCAAGGTGCTTAGTTTATGATCCCGTGAAATTTCGAGAAATTTTGGCTAAGTACGACCCTAAAATTTCGCCACTTTACGCTTACATAATTGAAGTTTTGCGAAAAACTATTAAAGACGAGGGTGCAGTTGCCAAATTTTCCAAATGGCGGTTGTTGTGCAAAAAAAGTAACAAAGAACTGAAAGAAGCACTAATTCGATATGGTATATGTGAACCGGAGGTTTCCAGATTTTTGTTTGCTTGTAAATATTTTAAACAAGTTTATCAATTCAATAAAATCCAAAACCCTGCAACTCGCATCGGACAACGTTGGGTAGAACCAGATAGTAATGACTTTCAAGAAGCAGCACAATATTACAACGCGGAAAAAGTACTAGCTGTAGCACCGCATCAAGTCGCAGTCGGTAAAAATGTGACTGGAGAACAGCTGCAAGGGTGGATGGAAACCTGCATTACCGCTTTGCAAAATTACCCCCAGTCAATTGCCCCAAGTATTTCCCTGGAAGTAATGGGTACAGTTAGTTGTAAAATTGAGTCAGATGGGGGTTTTCACCTGGAAATAGAAGATTCTACACCTGAGCAAGAAAGCCTTTGTCAGCGAACGCAGGTGGTGTTACAACACGAATTACTGGCGCTCAATGACGACCAAAAAGAAATTTTAGATCTTTACTATGGATTGGGATGGAATCAAAAACAAATCGCTGCAAAATTTGCAGTTACCCAAGGAGCGATCGCACGTCGTTTACAAACTATTGAGCGCAGGCTAATTAATGCGGTATATTCATTAAAACAACCGCCGCAATGGGTCACTGGGTACGTGAAAAACTGGTTGAACTATAATTACGAAACTCCCGATTGTTCTGATTTAATTCAGGCAGCGTTGGTTACAGCCGTCAAACAACTGAACACTCAATCTCAGGATTTATTGCGGCTTTACTATGGACAAAAACTAGACACTAATGCTATCAGCAACCAACTTTGTATTCCCCCAGACAGAGTGAACGAATTACTCTACCAAACAAATTCTGAATTAGAAACTGTATTACTCAAACAAATTGACATAATGATTAGAAAATTTTTAAATATCTGGCTAACTAAACAATATAAACATATCAAATATCATAGCTTCAACTCCAAATTTCAACACTTAATATTGACATAA